One genomic window of Polyangium spumosum includes the following:
- a CDS encoding MopE-related protein, with protein sequence MSTNRSALRSSPLFPGRRPGRARALSLLSALAWAGLSFVACSRTGIGTPPEESAAGPGGAGGQGGVGGVGGVGGVGGVGGVGGAGGSEPCVVPQDCVDADPCTTDTCVGGVCQNGPRDDDEDGFPPLACGGGDCNDLNPKVFPGSPEVCTDAADNDCNGVADCADPACQNAPTCGCVPSPGGEACANGVDDDCDTIVDCFDSDCAGTPACGCKPSEGLDCDNGFDDDCDGSIDCADPDCFGSTACSCQAKAELCDNKADEDCDLLVDCADPDCFGVFPCACQPPGSPEVCTGGVDEDCDKLVDCADPSCFVSPACQTCTAEVCDDGKDNNCDNKIDCADPACFFAPNCAPKPEVCNNGLDDDNDTLVDCQDPDCANNPICVLQQANCLSPKLIPGTGTYTGDTTGNVSETKGVCGGDAGEAVFYFVLNQPSRVYLDSIGTSFDSVLYVRTGKCNSGKEIGCDDDSAGVTWSAKLEFTLLYPGTYYVFLDGYTIDPELGANEGPFVLNVEIEPNPKEKCDDGKDNDGDVYVDCADPDCTSVGFCATCLGGGPGKPEFGTAACKNGLDDDCDGTVDCADDDCSASDYYVTECCDGVDENGNGIPDDFNCRCASDADCPGGQVCYTHTAFACGIPCTQYFGDVCPFVAAGSYCNSATNQCEF encoded by the coding sequence ATGTCGACCAACCGATCCGCGCTCCGCTCGTCGCCGCTCTTCCCTGGCCGTCGCCCTGGCCGCGCACGGGCGCTGTCGCTGCTCTCGGCGCTCGCGTGGGCGGGCCTCTCCTTCGTGGCCTGCAGCCGCACCGGCATCGGCACGCCGCCGGAGGAGTCCGCCGCGGGCCCCGGCGGCGCAGGGGGGCAGGGCGGCGTCGGCGGTGTGGGTGGTGTCGGCGGCGTGGGTGGCGTGGGTGGCGTCGGCGGCGCGGGCGGCTCCGAGCCGTGTGTCGTGCCTCAAGATTGCGTCGACGCCGACCCCTGCACGACCGACACCTGCGTGGGCGGCGTCTGTCAGAACGGGCCCCGCGACGACGACGAGGACGGCTTTCCCCCGCTCGCCTGTGGCGGCGGGGATTGCAACGACCTGAACCCCAAGGTGTTCCCGGGCAGCCCCGAGGTATGCACCGACGCGGCCGACAACGACTGCAACGGCGTCGCCGACTGCGCGGATCCCGCCTGCCAGAACGCGCCCACCTGCGGCTGCGTCCCCTCGCCGGGCGGCGAGGCCTGCGCGAACGGCGTGGACGACGACTGCGACACGATCGTCGATTGCTTCGACAGCGATTGCGCGGGCACGCCGGCGTGCGGCTGCAAGCCGAGCGAGGGGCTCGATTGTGACAACGGGTTCGACGACGACTGCGACGGCAGCATCGACTGCGCCGATCCGGACTGCTTCGGCTCCACCGCCTGCTCGTGCCAGGCGAAGGCCGAGCTCTGCGACAACAAGGCCGACGAGGACTGTGATCTGCTCGTCGACTGCGCCGATCCCGATTGTTTCGGCGTCTTCCCTTGCGCCTGCCAGCCGCCGGGTTCGCCCGAGGTCTGCACGGGCGGCGTCGACGAGGACTGCGACAAGCTCGTCGACTGCGCCGACCCGAGCTGCTTCGTCTCGCCGGCCTGCCAGACGTGCACGGCCGAGGTCTGCGACGACGGCAAGGACAACAACTGCGACAACAAGATCGACTGCGCCGATCCGGCGTGTTTCTTCGCGCCGAACTGCGCGCCCAAGCCCGAGGTCTGCAACAACGGGCTCGACGACGACAACGACACGCTCGTCGATTGCCAGGATCCCGACTGCGCGAACAACCCGATCTGCGTGCTCCAGCAGGCGAACTGCCTCTCGCCGAAGCTCATCCCGGGCACGGGGACGTACACGGGCGACACGACGGGCAACGTGAGCGAGACGAAGGGCGTCTGCGGCGGGGACGCGGGCGAGGCCGTGTTCTATTTCGTGCTGAACCAGCCGTCGCGGGTCTACCTCGACTCCATCGGGACGAGCTTCGACTCGGTGCTCTACGTGCGCACGGGCAAGTGCAACTCGGGCAAGGAGATCGGCTGCGACGACGACAGCGCGGGCGTCACCTGGTCGGCGAAGCTCGAGTTCACGCTGCTCTATCCGGGCACGTATTACGTGTTCCTCGACGGATACACGATCGACCCGGAGCTCGGCGCGAACGAGGGGCCCTTCGTGCTCAACGTGGAGATCGAGCCGAACCCCAAGGAGAAGTGCGACGACGGGAAGGACAACGACGGCGACGTCTACGTCGATTGCGCCGATCCGGATTGCACGAGCGTCGGGTTCTGCGCGACGTGCCTCGGGGGCGGGCCCGGCAAGCCCGAGTTCGGCACGGCCGCCTGCAAGAACGGCCTCGACGACGATTGCGACGGGACCGTCGACTGCGCCGACGACGACTGCAGCGCGAGCGATTATTACGTGACCGAGTGCTGCGACGGCGTCGACGAGAACGGCAACGGGATCCCCGACGACTTCAACTGCCGCTGCGCCTCGGACGCCGACTGCCCCGGCGGGCAGGTCTGCTACACCCACACCGCGTTCGCCTGCGGCATCCCCTGCACGCAGTACTTCGGCGACGTCTGCCCGTTCGTCGCCGCCGGTTCATATTGTAATTCCGCGACAAACCAATGCGAGTTCTGA
- a CDS encoding ATP-binding protein: protein MDRAGHWEGDSGTDLFFTSDARSSVGHEESRAPAPRGDTHACSARRRLACLEEITIALLTATSEDAVAKVILELGAAALGASAALVALIEDDTLVILDVKGMSEEMLSSWRRHPLDASTPIAMAVRTRAPVFFETEAEWAAICPDAARRATIGPRGPRIAVPLIVGDRVLGGLGFSFTSNVRFSEEDRALAVTLGRQCALALDRARLEGAERKARADLTLLARRLDHLHRTTAALAAARTPLDVARVVVGDARAALAADRAMLVIPSRDGQSLVSLAHEGEAPFASERPAFPLDVDIPLTVAFRTGERLWLPSRAAIEARFSPAAWGSAALPGSVLCSPLVARGCALGVLIFGWSAEDAPDEEGASIVEELVQTSAVALDRALMHAHEDGSVQCLSICMDIRERKQAESELRRAYEVARDADRRKDEFLALLGHELRNPLSPILTALYLMRLKGGASGIEREREVIERQVQHLISLVDDLLDVSRITRGKIQLSTRPLEIARVFSRAIEIASPLFEQKRHELRVDVPAEGLVVDVDETRMAQVLANLLTNAARYTDAGGHIAVAARREGAEVVLSVRDDGCGITPEMLPVIFDLFVQGARGADRAGGGLGLGLGLVRSLVKLHGGVVNARSEGPGKGSEFEVRLPALSPRRASSPELPPLVSPRLGEARRVLVVDDNLDAAQMLAEVLTSHGHEVELAHDGPQALAVAEVFRPEIGILDIGLPVMDGYELALELRAAHGDDLTLVAVTGYGQEHDKRRAFDAGFSRHYVKPVATDALLREVFS, encoded by the coding sequence ATGGATCGTGCTGGACATTGGGAGGGGGATTCTGGGACCGACCTCTTCTTCACCTCGGACGCTCGATCCTCGGTTGGCCACGAGGAGAGCCGGGCTCCCGCGCCGCGAGGCGACACGCACGCCTGCAGCGCCCGGAGGCGGCTCGCGTGCCTCGAAGAGATCACGATCGCGCTCCTCACGGCGACCAGCGAGGACGCCGTCGCGAAGGTGATCCTGGAGCTCGGCGCGGCCGCGCTGGGGGCGAGCGCGGCGCTCGTCGCGCTGATCGAGGACGATACGCTCGTGATCCTCGACGTGAAGGGGATGTCCGAGGAGATGCTCTCGTCGTGGCGGCGGCACCCGCTCGACGCCTCGACGCCGATCGCGATGGCCGTACGAACGCGGGCGCCCGTCTTCTTCGAGACCGAAGCGGAGTGGGCGGCCATCTGTCCGGACGCCGCCAGGCGGGCCACGATCGGCCCGCGAGGCCCGCGCATCGCGGTCCCCTTGATCGTGGGGGATCGGGTCCTCGGCGGGCTGGGCTTCAGCTTCACGAGCAACGTGCGCTTCTCCGAGGAGGACCGCGCGCTCGCCGTGACGCTCGGCCGCCAGTGCGCGCTCGCCCTCGATCGAGCCCGCCTCGAAGGCGCCGAGCGGAAGGCTCGCGCCGACCTCACGCTGCTCGCGCGGCGGCTCGATCACCTGCACCGCACGACGGCCGCGCTCGCCGCCGCCCGCACGCCGCTCGACGTCGCGCGCGTGGTCGTGGGCGACGCGCGCGCGGCCCTCGCGGCGGATCGCGCCATGCTGGTGATCCCCTCGCGGGACGGGCAGAGCCTCGTCTCGCTCGCACACGAGGGCGAGGCGCCGTTCGCGAGCGAGCGGCCGGCGTTCCCGCTCGACGTGGACATCCCGCTCACGGTCGCCTTCCGCACGGGCGAGCGCCTGTGGCTGCCGTCGAGGGCCGCGATCGAGGCGCGGTTCTCGCCCGCGGCCTGGGGCAGCGCGGCCTTGCCGGGCTCGGTGCTCTGCTCCCCGCTGGTCGCGCGGGGTTGCGCGCTCGGCGTGCTCATCTTCGGCTGGAGCGCCGAGGACGCGCCGGACGAGGAGGGCGCTTCGATCGTCGAGGAGCTCGTGCAGACGAGCGCGGTCGCGCTCGATCGGGCGCTCATGCATGCGCACGAGGACGGCAGCGTGCAGTGCCTGTCCATCTGCATGGACATCCGCGAGCGCAAGCAGGCCGAGTCCGAGCTGCGCCGCGCCTACGAGGTCGCGCGTGACGCCGATCGGCGCAAGGACGAGTTCCTCGCGCTGCTCGGGCACGAGCTCCGGAACCCGCTCTCGCCGATCCTCACGGCGCTCTACCTGATGCGCCTCAAGGGCGGCGCGAGCGGCATCGAGCGCGAGCGCGAGGTCATCGAGCGGCAGGTCCAGCACCTCATCTCGCTCGTCGACGACCTGCTCGACGTCTCTCGCATCACGCGTGGCAAGATCCAGCTCAGCACGCGGCCCCTGGAGATCGCCCGCGTCTTCTCGCGCGCCATCGAGATCGCGAGCCCGCTCTTCGAGCAGAAGCGGCACGAGCTCCGCGTGGACGTGCCGGCCGAGGGGCTCGTCGTCGACGTGGACGAGACCCGCATGGCGCAGGTCCTCGCGAACCTGCTCACGAACGCGGCCCGGTACACGGACGCGGGCGGGCACATCGCGGTCGCGGCGCGGCGCGAGGGGGCCGAGGTCGTGCTCTCCGTGCGCGACGACGGCTGCGGCATCACGCCCGAGATGTTGCCGGTGATCTTCGACCTCTTCGTGCAGGGCGCGCGCGGCGCCGATCGCGCGGGCGGCGGGCTCGGGCTCGGGCTCGGTCTCGTCCGGAGCCTGGTCAAGCTGCACGGGGGCGTGGTGAACGCGCGCAGCGAGGGCCCCGGGAAGGGCAGCGAGTTCGAGGTGCGCCTGCCTGCGCTCTCGCCTCGCCGCGCGTCTTCGCCGGAGCTGCCGCCGCTCGTCTCGCCGCGGCTCGGCGAGGCGCGGCGCGTGCTCGTCGTGGACGACAACCTGGACGCGGCGCAGATGCTCGCCGAGGTGCTCACGAGCCATGGCCACGAGGTCGAGCTCGCGCACGACGGCCCGCAGGCGCTCGCCGTCGCCGAGGTGTTCCGGCCCGAGATCGGCATCCTCGACATCGGCTTGCCGGTGATGGACGGTTACGAGCTCGCGCTCGAGTTACGCGCGGCCCACGGGGACGACCTCACGCTCGTCGCGGTGACCGGTTACGGCCAGGAGCACGACAAGCGCCGCGCCTTCGACGCGGGTTTTTCCCGGCACTACGTCAAGCCCGTCGCGACCGACGCGCTCTTGCGCGAGGTGTTTTCTTGA
- a CDS encoding class I SAM-dependent methyltransferase, which translates to MHPRDARAQASCSWYLRYVHDGRPSITSMGVATIRALYTELPEPVGVARDPIAGAILPRPLSFAARLASRASSERSAERVHHALGLASLGMTYHVALRTRAIDDALRDALSRGVRQLVVLGAGLDGRAYRMDELAGAAVFEVDHPSTQRDKRARLRGARIEPRAREVRLVSVDFERDELGASLAREGFSADEPSFWIWEGVTVYLTRAAIAGTLSAVGAASAPGSRIALTYVPPREPWLERALLAGGRVLARVIGEPIRGFVTPEEVAALGREAGLFVSSDEGADEWSRRYWSSEYEGIFEWERLVILERR; encoded by the coding sequence ATGCACCCGCGCGACGCCCGCGCGCAAGCCTCGTGTTCGTGGTATCTCAGGTACGTGCACGACGGTCGTCCCAGCATCACATCCATGGGCGTGGCCACGATCCGGGCGCTCTACACCGAGCTGCCGGAGCCTGTCGGCGTGGCGCGTGATCCCATCGCGGGCGCGATCCTCCCGCGGCCCCTCTCGTTCGCGGCGCGCCTCGCCTCTCGCGCCTCCTCCGAGCGTTCGGCCGAGCGCGTACATCACGCGCTCGGGCTCGCGTCGCTCGGCATGACGTACCACGTCGCGCTTCGGACGCGGGCGATCGACGACGCGCTCCGCGACGCCCTTTCGAGGGGCGTGCGGCAGCTCGTGGTGCTCGGCGCGGGCCTCGACGGCCGGGCGTATCGGATGGACGAGCTCGCGGGCGCGGCCGTGTTCGAGGTGGATCACCCGAGCACGCAGCGCGACAAACGAGCGCGCCTGCGAGGCGCGCGGATCGAGCCCAGGGCGCGCGAGGTGCGGCTCGTGTCCGTCGATTTCGAGCGTGACGAGCTCGGCGCCTCGCTCGCGCGGGAAGGTTTTTCCGCGGACGAGCCCTCGTTCTGGATATGGGAGGGCGTCACGGTGTATCTGACGCGCGCGGCCATCGCCGGCACGCTCTCTGCCGTGGGCGCGGCGAGCGCGCCGGGCAGCCGGATCGCGCTCACGTACGTGCCTCCGCGGGAGCCATGGCTCGAGCGGGCGCTGCTCGCGGGCGGGCGGGTCTTGGCGCGTGTGATCGGCGAGCCCATTCGTGGGTTCGTCACGCCCGAGGAGGTCGCCGCGCTCGGCCGGGAGGCGGGGCTCTTCGTCTCCAGCGACGAGGGCGCGGACGAATGGTCCCGGCGGTACTGGTCGAGCGAGTACGAGGGCATATTCGAATGGGAGCGCCTCGTGATCCTGGAGCGGCGCTGA